A region of Syntrophorhabdaceae bacterium DNA encodes the following proteins:
- a CDS encoding response regulator: MNAKKILVVDDEVAILEIMAEFFKMKGYAVSTAKTAEEALIMLGREAFMVMFLDLKLPDMDGITLCKRIRRDNLIAVIYAITGYTNFYNLMDCRAAGFDDFFVKPVDMNTLLKAADDAFEKIERWKVEKYDLM; the protein is encoded by the coding sequence ATGAACGCAAAAAAGATCCTGGTTGTCGATGATGAAGTAGCGATCCTCGAGATTATGGCCGAGTTCTTCAAGATGAAAGGGTATGCGGTTTCCACCGCCAAAACCGCAGAAGAGGCGCTGATCATGCTCGGCAGAGAGGCATTCATGGTAATGTTTTTGGACCTCAAGCTTCCGGATATGGACGGAATAACGCTCTGTAAGCGCATACGGAGAGACAATCTCATTGCGGTAATTTATGCCATCACCGGTTACACAAACTTCTACAATCTTATGGACTGCCGGGCCGCCGGGTTTGATGACTTCTTCGTAAAGCCGGTGGATATGAATACGCTTTTGAAGGCCGCCGATGATGCATTCGAAAAAATAGAAAGATGGAAAGTCGAGAAATATGATCTCATGTAA